Proteins from a genomic interval of Treponema succinifaciens DSM 2489:
- a CDS encoding aspartate kinase, translating into MIVMKFGGSSVANADRIKHVAEIIQAYKGERPVVVLSAMGDTTDHLLEAADMAVKGTVDIEKIEKLHIETEKQLGVSVPEIKELLGELKTLLTGISMLHELTKRTRDYLVSFGERMSVRMMSAYLCSLGTEAKAFDSWDIGFVSDSNYMAAELLDEVWENIPKHLGGYKSGTSNEIPIVTGFIAKDKNGIITTLGRGGSDLSATMIGAAMRAKEIQTWKDVDGIMTTDPRIVKEARPVDEVTYEEAQELAMFGSQVLHPRSMIPCRKTRTPVRVKNSYNIKSHGTLIVEEHTGTRPLVTAITKVKNVTLIDIQSSRMLGAAGFLAHIFNQFLKWNISIDVIATSEVSVSLTVDGKADLTGLIEDLKRVADVNVKTGKAIVTIICDASRSSVIIAKAFDGLSKEGINVQMISQGASKVNISILVDTNQADKTVEAIHSVLFA; encoded by the coding sequence ATGATTGTAATGAAATTTGGCGGAAGCTCGGTTGCAAATGCTGACCGCATTAAACATGTAGCCGAAATAATTCAGGCATATAAAGGTGAGCGTCCTGTTGTTGTTTTAAGCGCAATGGGAGACACAACAGATCATCTTCTTGAAGCTGCTGACATGGCAGTGAAGGGAACTGTTGACATTGAAAAAATTGAAAAGCTTCACATTGAAACAGAAAAACAGCTTGGCGTTTCTGTTCCGGAAATAAAAGAATTGCTTGGCGAATTGAAAACTCTTCTTACTGGAATAAGTATGCTGCATGAACTTACAAAACGCACTAGAGATTATCTTGTGTCTTTTGGCGAGCGTATGTCCGTGCGCATGATGTCAGCTTATCTTTGTTCTCTTGGAACTGAAGCAAAGGCGTTTGATTCCTGGGACATTGGATTTGTGAGCGATTCAAATTATATGGCGGCAGAACTTTTGGATGAAGTGTGGGAAAATATTCCGAAGCATCTTGGTGGATATAAAAGCGGAACTTCAAATGAAATTCCTATAGTAACTGGTTTCATTGCTAAAGATAAAAACGGAATCATAACAACTTTGGGGCGCGGCGGAAGCGACTTGAGCGCAACTATGATTGGCGCGGCAATGAGGGCAAAGGAAATTCAGACTTGGAAAGATGTTGACGGAATTATGACGACAGATCCTCGCATTGTAAAAGAAGCCCGGCCGGTTGATGAAGTAACTTATGAGGAAGCTCAGGAACTTGCAATGTTCGGAAGTCAGGTTCTTCATCCGCGCAGCATGATTCCTTGCAGAAAAACCAGAACTCCTGTCCGTGTAAAAAACAGCTACAATATAAAAAGCCACGGCACTCTTATTGTTGAAGAGCATACAGGAACTCGTCCGCTTGTTACTGCAATTACAAAAGTAAAAAATGTAACACTCATAGATATTCAGTCTAGCCGTATGCTTGGAGCCGCTGGATTTCTTGCGCATATTTTCAATCAGTTTTTAAAATGGAATATCAGTATTGATGTTATTGCGACTTCTGAAGTTTCTGTCAGTTTGACTGTTGATGGAAAAGCAGATTTGACAGGACTTATTGAAGATTTAAAGCGTGTTGCTGATGTCAATGTAAAAACTGGTAAGGCGATTGTTACAATAATTTGCGATGCTTCAAGATCCAGCGTGATTATTGCAAAGGCATTCGATGGACTTTCAAAAGAAGGAATAAATGTTCAGATGATAAGCCAAGGCGCAAGCAAAGTTAACATAAGCATTCTTGTGGATACAAATCAGGCGGACAAAACTGTAGAAGCAATTCATTCAGTTCTTTTTGCTTAA